The segment attcatcaCATCACATCTGACTGCAACAGCGtgataatacatttaaaattgctCACCTTGAATTTCATGGAACTCAGTTGATAAAGAATATTGCCCATGCTGTCTCTAATGACGTTCCACGTGATTTTATTATCTGACTGGGCTGTTGATTCCACCGCGTGTCTCGCCATATCGTAGAACGCAATCATGTTTCGCAGCATTCCCACGGTTTTGTAGAATGGACAGAAACGATCGTACGGCGAGTAGCTaaaagaaattgcaaaaagcaTTAGAAAACTCTTTCGCAAGCTACGTCGTATCTATTTATGTCATTCaacatttataacaaaatcacaaaaatatcgcgaaacgATTCCGTACCTGTTTTGTTGCAAGAAGTCGTCCTTCAGCAATTTCGCCACCTCGAGCGTGATTTTATCCGTTTCGGCGAGCGAAGCCTTACCCACCAGCTGCACGATTTCCGACAGGTCTTCTTCCTCTTGCAAGATTTCCTTCACTTTCGTCCTCAGCGGGACGAACTCCGGGAAGTTCTTGTCGTAGAAATCGTCCAACGCTCGCAAATACTTGCTGTACGATATAAGCCAATTGATGGACGGGAAGTGTTTGCGTTGCGCAAGCTTTTTATCCAATCCCCAGAACACCTAAGAATCAAATATTAGTTTATCGATGTCGCTTTCCTTTTTACACGCACCCGGACGTCGCGTTCGTACCTGTACGATACCGAGCGTTGCGCTCGTCACAGGATCGGAAAAGTCACCGCCTGGCGGCGACACAGCACCGACGATACTGACAGACCCTTCACGGTCTGGATTTCCCAGACATTTCACCCTACACAAGAATTCAAATCCAATTTAATCGCATCGATTAAAGCAACCATATCAGTGTTGATGTAAAATCCCGGCAAAaatcgtaattttaattaacatttgcaAAGAGACATGTAGTAAATTGCAACGTCGCAGAAAATGCTCGACTAATAATGAAATCTATGCACGCGACACGATAGCGTATCGTACCTTCCAGCACGTTCGTAGAAGCTGGCCAAACGAGCACCGAGGTAAGCAGGATAACCGGAGTCGGCAGGCATTTCAGCCAGACGACCCGAGATTTCTCGAAGAGCCTCGGCCCAACGGGACGTCGAGTCCGCCATCATCGAAACATTGTAGCCCATGTCTCGGAAGTATTCAGACAGCGTGATACCTGCGTAATGAACGGAATGGATTACTCGTTGGATGCAAAGTTTCATTTACACGCGTAATGTGCAATTTTCCTCGATAACTTATCGCGCACCGGTGTAAATGGACGCCTCACGCGCGGCCACAGGCATGTTGGACGTATTGGCAACCAGAGCGGTACGCTTCATGATGGATTCGGTGACGCCGTCGATTTCCACGGTCAACTCTGGAAAATCGCGCAGCACCTCGGACATCTCGTTGCCGCGCTCTCCGCAACCGACGTAGATGATCACGTCGGAGTTGGAATACTTGGAGAGGGCCTGCGAAATGACGGTTTTACCGCAACCGAAAGCGCCGGGAATAGCCGTGGTTCCACCTTGCACGCATCTGGAAACAAATCGAACGCACGTTCTGAGTGTCTCTCCAGTGTAAAGAGCACACCTAGATATTTGAAGGCAAATTCTTACGGGAAGAGAGAGTCCAAGACTCGTTGGCCAGTGAGTAGAGGATGATTAGCTGGCAATTTTTCAGTAACTGGACGAGGTTGACGAACTGGCCACACCTGCATGCAACCATAAATTCACAACATGCAATACATTCAAAACGATACAttcaaatgtacatatattcgACCTACAGACCTGAAGCATAGTATATTTCTGTCTCTCGCCGTCAAATTCGGTTTCCAAGACGATGTCCTACAAGAATATCACATATTTACATGAGTTTTACATAATACGAAGAAaatgtatgtgaaataaaatcatttaatacGAAGATCTCACATCAACGGTGTAGTTGCCAGCAGGTGCGACGTAGGTGACAGTGCCTTTGCACTTGGGCGGAAGAATCATGCAATGCTTCACCAAAGTGTTCTCGTGCACAATGCCGTACAAGTCACCGCCTGTGATGTGGCTGCCGTTCTTAACATTTTGCGGATTAAATTCCCAGGAGGCGGTACGCGAGAGCGCTGGCACATTGACACCCTTCGGGATGTAGATTGAGCTCGTGAGCTCGTTGATGTCCTTCAACGGACGTTGAATACCGTCGAAGATGCTGCCGAGAATGCCGGGGCCCAATTCGACGGACAATGGCTTTCCAGTACGAAGCACAGGATCGCCAACTGTTACACCGCTTGTCTCTTCGTATACCTGAACGCatagaattaattatcttaatattcCAAAATGCAGGTAAAATgcgtgaatatatataattggaCGCTTTGATATACCTGTATTGTAGCCATGTCACCTTCCAATCTGATAATTTCTCCTACCAATTCGTAGTAGCCAACTCGCACCAGCTCGTACATAGCAGATCCAGACATCTTTTCAGCAGTGACGACTGTGATAACGgaatattaaatgagaaaacgtgcaacaggaaaaataaagagatgCATGTGAAATAAACTAACCAGGTCCAGATACTGCGTAGACAAATCCAAACTTGCCTTCCCGGTCCTCATTTACAATCTTCAGTAAACTTTGGTTCGTcattttgaacaattaatttacctgGAAACAAAATCAATCGTTCAGTAATCTACTACAAACTTGAGACTATAAATGTTTTGCTTAATCACATTTGTTATATCTctgcatttaatataaaacatgtttttatgTTTAGCAGAAAACAATGTAGATTATAAAGAacacaaaaaatatgcaaattgaacattttaccctcaaataatatgttattattgtcTTTATAATAcctgtattttattaaaaatattagaaatagatatataaaaaatattagataaatatataagaaatataatatattagataACATAAAAGTGTGGATTTTTActcatattttttctaattgctACAATACAC is part of the Linepithema humile isolate Giens D197 chromosome 3, Lhum_UNIL_v1.0, whole genome shotgun sequence genome and harbors:
- the LOC105676545 gene encoding V-type proton ATPase catalytic subunit A, which encodes MTNQSLLKIVNEDREGKFGFVYAVSGPVVTAEKMSGSAMYELVRVGYYELVGEIIRLEGDMATIQVYEETSGVTVGDPVLRTGKPLSVELGPGILGSIFDGIQRPLKDINELTSSIYIPKGVNVPALSRTASWEFNPQNVKNGSHITGGDLYGIVHENTLVKHCMILPPKCKGTVTYVAPAGNYTVDDIVLETEFDGERQKYTMLQVWPVRQPRPVTEKLPANHPLLTGQRVLDSLFPCVQGGTTAIPGAFGCGKTVISQALSKYSNSDVIIYVGCGERGNEMSEVLRDFPELTVEIDGVTESIMKRTALVANTSNMPVAAREASIYTGITLSEYFRDMGYNVSMMADSTSRWAEALREISGRLAEMPADSGYPAYLGARLASFYERAGRVKCLGNPDREGSVSIVGAVSPPGGDFSDPVTSATLGIVQVFWGLDKKLAQRKHFPSINWLISYSKYLRALDDFYDKNFPEFVPLRTKVKEILQEEEDLSEIVQLVGKASLAETDKITLEVAKLLKDDFLQQNSYSPYDRFCPFYKTVGMLRNMIAFYDMARHAVESTAQSDNKITWNVIRDSMGNILYQLSSMKFKDPVKDGEAKIRADFDQLHEDIQQAFRNLED